Within the Catalinimonas niigatensis genome, the region GGTGGCAAGAACAGCTTCCCGAGTCGCTCCCGCAGCCATAGAAAATTTTCAGGAAGTAGAAAGTGCGGTCAGGTTGACAGCATTAGGAAGACGCACCATGGGATACAAGGAATTCCGTGATTATGAAGACTTCCTGTTGACGGACTCTACTTTCTTCCGGATCTTTGACTGCCAGTTTATGGAAGGAGATCAGGAGACTTCCTTGAATGAGCCTTATAGCGTGGTATTGACCGAAACCATTGCCAAGAAGTATTTTGGCGATGAGTCTCCGGTAGGCAAAAGCATGTCCGTCAGTTGGTCTGAACAGGAAATGACGGTGACAGCGCTCATTAAAGATTTTCCGTCCAATGCGCACTTCAGACCGGTGATGCTTTTTTCCATGTCTACCTTGTATACAAATGAGAACTTTAGAGCCTCTGCAGAAAGTGATTGGAGTTCCAATGGGTTTGTTACCTATCTCCTACTTGGTAAAGAGGCTCAAGCAGATGCCATTGCAGATCAACTGACTGCTCTGGCCAATGCAAACAGAACAGCTGAGTATCAGCAAAACGAATATAGCTTACAGCCACTCACCGATATACATTTTCATTCACAGCATCTGGAAAATGATTATATATTACATGCTGAAATAGCTTATATATATGTCTTCGCAGGGATAGGCATATTAATTTTACTGGTGGCATTCATTAATTATATCAACCTCTCTACCGCCCGTGCCATGAAGCGTTTTAAAGAGGTAGGCTTGCGCAAGACCGTGGGTGCCAGCCGTAAGCAGCTGATGTATCAGTTTATTGGAGAATCCATTCTCATTGTATTAATCACGCTGGTCCTGGCTGTCACTATGGTACAACTTCTGATGCCCAGCTTTAATGATTTAGCCGAGAAAACGCTTGAACTCAATCTTTTCAACAGTTCCATACTGCTTATCTTACTGGCAGTAGGCATTGTTTCAGGCATAGTAGCCGGAGCTTATCCTGCCTTCTATTTGTCGCGGATCAAGCCCTCCTTAATACTGAAACAATATTCGGCCTCACGCGAAAACACTTCTCTGCGCCAGATTCTCGTGGTAGGTCAGTTTGCCTTTGCCATCCTCATGATCACCATTACGATCGTCAATTACCGGCAAATGAATTTTATACGGAATACCGACCTGGGCTATGAGCGTGAACAGTTGGTTACGGTGGATATTAACAGCCAGATTCTGAGGGAAAAGTACGAAACTGTCAAAGCTGCCTTCCAAAAGTTACCCAATGTCCAGAGTGTAACTGCCACGACGAGAGTGCCCGGCGAGTGGAAGGGCATTGACAGGGCTGGAGTGAAAAATGAAAATGGGCTGCTTGAATTCCTGTACTTCGCCGGTGATGAAGATTTCTTGCCTACGTACGATATTCAATTGGTAAATGGCAGGAACTTCCGACATGCTACTGCTGATTCCGCCAAAATTCTGATTAACGAAACAGCCGTGAAAGCGATGGGCCTGGCTGATCCTATTGGTGAAACCATTGAAGTTACGCATTACGATCAGAATGAATTGACCACACCTTTTGTGGCAGAGATCATTGGCGTATTCAAAGATGTGCATTTTGAGACTGTTCATCAGAAGGTAGCGCCCACCATGATTACTTATTATCGGAATCCATTTTACCCGATTGATTATTATACCCTGAAAATTAGCACACAGGATGTACAGCAAACCATCGCATCCATAGAAGAAATGACTCAGCAATTTGATCCGGCCAACCCACTGGAATACCACTTTCTGGACGATAAATTTGAAGAGCTTTACCGTTTAGATTCCAAAGCAGGCGAGATCATCAGTATAGCAGCCTTTCTAGCGATCATCATTGCCTGTATGGGTTTATTTGGACTGGCTAACCTTTCAGTGGAGCAAAGAATCAAAGAAGTAGGTATTCGCAAGGCGTTGGGTGCCGATGTAAGCCAAATCACCTGGCTCATTTCCCGCCGATTTATCAGATTAGTAGGGATTGCTTTCCTGGTAGCCGCTCCTTTTGCCTGGTGGATAGCACATGAATGGCTCAGCGTTTTCGCTTATCATTTTAATGTATCTTTTGATTTACTTCTGATTTCAGGAGGTATCGTGCTGTTGGTTGCAGTCTTCACCATCAGCTTTCAGACGGTCAAAGCAGCCATGGCCAATCCTACAGAATCGCTGAGGTATGAGTAAATTTTAATGATTGATGA harbors:
- a CDS encoding ABC transporter permease; amino-acid sequence: MLRNYLKIAFRNLLKNKVFSIVNLTGFSLGFIAVIFIALFVIDELSFDQYHSQADRIYRVTETLHDENGERQVARTASRVAPAAIENFQEVESAVRLTALGRRTMGYKEFRDYEDFLLTDSTFFRIFDCQFMEGDQETSLNEPYSVVLTETIAKKYFGDESPVGKSMSVSWSEQEMTVTALIKDFPSNAHFRPVMLFSMSTLYTNENFRASAESDWSSNGFVTYLLLGKEAQADAIADQLTALANANRTAEYQQNEYSLQPLTDIHFHSQHLENDYILHAEIAYIYVFAGIGILILLVAFINYINLSTARAMKRFKEVGLRKTVGASRKQLMYQFIGESILIVLITLVLAVTMVQLLMPSFNDLAEKTLELNLFNSSILLILLAVGIVSGIVAGAYPAFYLSRIKPSLILKQYSASRENTSLRQILVVGQFAFAILMITITIVNYRQMNFIRNTDLGYEREQLVTVDINSQILREKYETVKAAFQKLPNVQSVTATTRVPGEWKGIDRAGVKNENGLLEFLYFAGDEDFLPTYDIQLVNGRNFRHATADSAKILINETAVKAMGLADPIGETIEVTHYDQNELTTPFVAEIIGVFKDVHFETVHQKVAPTMITYYRNPFYPIDYYTLKISTQDVQQTIASIEEMTQQFDPANPLEYHFLDDKFEELYRLDSKAGEIISIAAFLAIIIACMGLFGLANLSVEQRIKEVGIRKALGADVSQITWLISRRFIRLVGIAFLVAAPFAWWIAHEWLSVFAYHFNVSFDLLLISGGIVLLVAVFTISFQTVKAAMANPTESLRYE